One Deltaproteobacteria bacterium DNA segment encodes these proteins:
- a CDS encoding CoA transferase translates to MNANEKQLPLEGIRVLAFTHAVMGPTTGMIMADMGAEVIHLEPPGGDPTRRLKGFGVGYYPYFTRNMKSLAVDLKSSEGKEIVFKLIRSADVLIENFGPGTMERLGYGYEPLSKENPVLIYCSLKGFMPGPYEKRVAMDEVVQMMGGLAYMTGPPGQPTRAGTSIIDITGGMFGVIGIMTALYDRQRTGKGAEVKSALFETTAFAMGQHMAYSALTGEPVPPMPVRVSAWSVYRLFETKDKENIFIGLISEKHWRSFCEAFNRQDWLEDERLNSNNGRIDQREWFIPEVEKMIKQYTKAEAIRLCDEAGICFSPVARPEDLFDDPQLNQEKSGLIHTMFPGGVETKMPRLPIRIRDYDFGLRSNPAEAIGADTKELLAELGYSNEEMHVLAEKNVIKISDEDAR, encoded by the coding sequence ATGAATGCAAACGAAAAACAGCTCCCCCTGGAAGGAATCCGGGTTCTTGCTTTCACCCATGCGGTCATGGGACCGACCACTGGAATGATAATGGCCGATATGGGTGCCGAGGTGATCCATCTTGAACCGCCCGGCGGTGATCCCACCCGGCGCCTCAAAGGATTCGGGGTGGGCTACTATCCTTACTTCACACGGAATATGAAATCATTGGCCGTGGACCTCAAATCTTCTGAAGGAAAAGAAATCGTTTTTAAACTGATTCGTTCGGCCGACGTTCTCATCGAAAATTTCGGGCCGGGAACCATGGAGAGGCTGGGGTATGGATACGAACCCCTTTCCAAGGAAAACCCCGTGCTGATTTACTGTTCGCTCAAAGGATTCATGCCCGGTCCGTACGAAAAACGGGTCGCAATGGATGAAGTGGTGCAAATGATGGGTGGCCTGGCCTACATGACCGGTCCTCCCGGACAGCCCACGAGAGCAGGGACGTCCATTATTGATATCACAGGCGGCATGTTCGGTGTCATCGGCATCATGACGGCCTTGTACGACAGGCAGAGGACCGGAAAAGGAGCTGAGGTGAAGAGCGCTTTGTTTGAAACTACTGCCTTCGCCATGGGCCAGCATATGGCCTACTCTGCACTGACCGGCGAGCCGGTTCCCCCGATGCCGGTCAGGGTCAGTGCCTGGTCAGTCTATCGTTTGTTTGAAACCAAAGATAAGGAAAACATTTTCATCGGCTTGATCAGCGAAAAGCATTGGCGAAGTTTCTGTGAAGCCTTTAATCGACAGGATTGGCTGGAAGATGAGAGGCTCAATTCCAACAACGGTCGTATCGACCAGCGCGAGTGGTTTATCCCGGAAGTGGAAAAGATGATCAAACAATACACCAAAGCGGAAGCGATCCGGTTATGCGACGAAGCCGGGATATGTTTTTCGCCGGTTGCCCGCCCCGAAGACTTGTTCGATGACCCGCAGCTCAACCAAGAGAAAAGTGGACTTATCCATACCATGTTTCCCGGCGGGGTAGAAACCAAGATGCCCCGCCTGCCAATCCGCATCAGGGACTATGATTTCGGGCTGCGCAGCAATCCCGCCGAGGCCATAGGCGCCGATACAAAAGAACTATTGGCAGAGCTTGGTTACAGCAATGAAGAAATGCATGTGCTGGCGGAAAAAAACGTGATAAAGATAAGTGATGAAGACGCTAGGTAA